One stretch of Bombina bombina isolate aBomBom1 chromosome 7, aBomBom1.pri, whole genome shotgun sequence DNA includes these proteins:
- the LOC128635744 gene encoding mRNA decay activator protein ZFP36L3-like produces MESAGDTKMFLELTDGLDLFSSLFPPLSPSPEPETPLLPSFLEAPKSSGLSSLRYKTELCSRYAESGFCAYRNRCQFAHGLSELRPPIQHPKYKTELCRSFHVLGTCNYGLRCLFIHSPQERRELPSSPDALRLPTRRNSAPYSKERCRLWRSPGGCPYGARCHFQHPKSGREPCRHFAALGDCPYGARCHFSHSPPLDRWGTVGEGSGSLSPTDPDSESGTPLLSESPANNAFSFASLLLPLSLRLQILGEGGDFPGAADSIFSEDENSQGL; encoded by the coding sequence ATGTTCCTGGAGCTCACAGATGGGCTGGATTTGTTCTCATCTCTGTTTCCTCCTCTGTCTCCTTCCCCTGAGCCAGAGACCCCTCTTCTGCCGTCCTTTTTGGAAGCACCAAAGAGTTCCGGCCTGTCCTCACTGCGTTACAAGACCGAGCTGTGCAGCAGATATGCAGAAAGTGGCTTCTGCGCCTACAGGAACCGTTGCCAGTTTGCTCATGGTCTGAGTGAGCTCCGTCCTCCAATCCAGCATCCCAAGTACAAGACTGAACTGTGCCGCTCTTTCCATGTTCTTGGAACCTGCAACTATGGCCTAAGATGTCTCTTCATCCATAGCCCTCAGGAGCGCCGAGAGCTGCCCTCCTCCCCTGATGCGCTGCGGCTGCCTACACGTCGCAATTCAGCCCCATACAGCAAGGAGCGTTGCCGTCTATGGCGGTCACCGGGTGGATGTCCTTATGGAGCACGCTGTCATTTCCAGCACCCTAAAAGTGGCAGAGAGCCTTGTCGCCACTTTGCTGCTCTTGGCGATTGCCCATATGGTGCACGTTGCCACTTCTCTCACAGCCCCCCTCTTGACCGCTGGGGGACAGTAGGAGAAGGTAGTGGCTCCCTTTCTCCTACAGATCCTGATAGCGAATCTGGGACCCCTCTGCTTTCCGAATCGCCTGCAAACAATGCTTTTAGTTTCGCCAGCCTCCTGTTGCCGCTTTCCTTGCGCCTACAGATCCTTGGGGAAGGAGGGGATTTTCCTGGTGCTGCAGATTCAATCTTTTCTGAAGATGAGAATTCCCAAGGACTATGA